The following DNA comes from Bacteroidetes bacterium SB0662_bin_6.
GGTCCGCCTCACCGGCAACAAGGAAACGGCAAAAGAATACTTTCGTTACAGCGGATACCCAGGTGGCGAACGGTTTACGACACCCGAGGAAATGCGCACCTCCAAACCGGATTTTATCGTGCGGAACGCCGTCCGGGGAATGATGCCGAAAGGCCCCCTTGGCCGTCAGATGCTCAAAAAGCTGAAGGTGTACGCCGGCCCGGACCATCCGCACGGAGCACAGAAACCAAAGGAACTCACCTTATAACCAAGCGAAGCGACGACTCCCTCATTCATGGCAGCACTTGCTCAGCACATCGGCATAGGCCGTCGAAAAACATCCACCGCACGCGTTTATCTGCGCGCCGGCAACGGTCAGGTAACGGTTAACCGCCGTCCCTATGAAGAATATTTTCCGCTCGACTGGCGGCGTAAGATCATCTTTCAGCCCTTTGAGGTGACCGGAACGACCGGGCAATTCGATGTGCTGGTCAATGCAAAAGGCGGGGGATTGACGGGACAGGTTGAAGCCATCCGACTCGGCATTGCTCGTGCGCTGATTGATTTTAACGAAGATTTTAAAAAACCTCTTCGCGACGCCGGACTCCTTACCCGGGATGACCGCATGGTCGAACGCAAGAAGTACGGTCGTCCGAAGGCCCGCAAACGGTTCCAGTTCAGCAAGCGGTAACGCATGCACCGGACAACCGTTTTTAATCACACATACCGCCTGACATGCAACAGGGTGGCCGGGGCGCCGGTCATGTTTCATGAGGGATGGCGGTAGAGGAACAAACCCGGCGGATTCCGCCCTATTCATGAGCGAAACGACACCCGCAACGACCGTCTCCGAGCCCGGAGCAACCCCGAAGGAAGCCCCTGAAACCGGACAGAAATCCGGACATCAGGTCAGCATTGAGCAACTCCTTAAAGCGGGTACGCATTTCGGGCACCTCACGTCCCGCTGGAATCCGAAGATGAAGAAATACA
Coding sequences within:
- the rplM gene encoding 50S ribosomal protein L13, encoding MNANSFKTYSAKPGDVERTWYVVDATHQVVGRLASRIASILRGKHKPRFTPHVDTGDFVIVVNADKVRLTGNKETAKEYFRYSGYPGGERFTTPEEMRTSKPDFIVRNAVRGMMPKGPLGRQMLKKLKVYAGPDHPHGAQKPKELTL
- the rpsI gene encoding 30S ribosomal protein S9; the encoded protein is MAALAQHIGIGRRKTSTARVYLRAGNGQVTVNRRPYEEYFPLDWRRKIIFQPFEVTGTTGQFDVLVNAKGGGLTGQVEAIRLGIARALIDFNEDFKKPLRDAGLLTRDDRMVERKKYGRPKARKRFQFSKR